From Numenius arquata chromosome 4, bNumArq3.hap1.1, whole genome shotgun sequence, a single genomic window includes:
- the CBLN2 gene encoding cerebellin-2, with protein sequence MGRRRRGALPEPAGGCCCCLAAALPLLLLLLPAGCPVRAQNDTEPIVLEGKCLVVCDSSPSADGAITSSLGISVRSGSAKVAFSATRSTNHEPSEMSNRTMTIYFDQVLVNIGNHFDLASSIFVAPRKGIYSFSFHVVKVYNRQTIQVSLMQNGYPVISAFAGDQDVTREAASNGVLLHMEREDKVHLKLERGNLMGGWKYSTFSGFLVFPL encoded by the exons atggggcggcggcggcggggggcgctgcCGGAGCCGgcgggcggctgctgctgctgcctggcggcggcgctgccgctgctgctgctgctgctgcccgccGGGTGCCCGGTGCGGGCGCAGAACGACACGGAGCCCATCGTCCTGGAGGGGAAGTGCCTGGTGGTGTGCGACTCCAGCCCCTCGGCCGACGGAGCCATCACCTCCTCCCTGGGGATCTCGGTGCGCTCGGGCAGCGCTAAAGTGGCCTTCTCGGCCACTCGCAGCACCAACCACGAGCCCTCCGAGATGAGCAACCGCACCATGACCATCTACTTCGACCAG GTATTAGTTAATATTGGCAACCATTTTGATCTTGCTTCCAGTATATTTGTAGCACCAAGGAAAGGGATATATAGTTTCAGTTTCCACGTGGTCAAGGTCTATAACAGACAAACCATCCAG GTAAGTTTAATGCAAAACGGATACCCAGTGATTTCAGCTTTTGCAGGGGATCAGGACGTCACCAGAGAAGCAGCCAGCAATGGGGTCTTGCTCCACatggaaagagaagacaaagtGCATCTCAAACTGGAAAGGGGTAACCTCATGGGAGGGTGGAAATATTCAACCTTTTCCGGCTTCTTAGTCTTTCCACTATAA